The nucleotide window CATTCGGCGCACACTCTACCGGTCCGCTAGCGTACTCGTCGCGTCGCCGGGTTACCTCGATAAATGGGGGACACCGAAACGATTGGCCGACCTCTCTGCCCACTATCTTTTGATTCACCCCGACCTGCGTCAGAACGGTTCCAATTCGGCCGAACTGTACGAAGACGAGCGTGCGGCGAGCGTTGTTCCCATGTCTTCGATCGACGCTGACGAGGTGTCGCTGCGCGCCGCTGCGCTCGCCGGATTAGGCATCGCCACATTGCCCGAAGCGATGCTGCACGAAGATTTGTCGGTCGGCACGCTCGTGCCGGTTCTTCCACACTGCTGCGCACGCAACCCGGCCGGCGAAATCTGCCTTTTCTACTCCGATCGGGAACTGCTGCCGGTGCGCTCCAGAACCTTCGTCGACTTCTGCGTCGAATTCTTCAGAGAGGGCGGCCTGTATGCGCGCACCGGCGAAGCGGACGCGGCGGCGCTCGGGAAAGACGATGCCGCTCTCTGCCGACCGACACCGTCGGACACCGCGAAGCTCGCCGGGTGAATCGGGACATGCCTTTCAATCCGAATAGTCAGGAACCCGTATGCGACGTGCAGCGACCAGCGCAACGATGACACCGGTGTTCAACGTCTGGTGGGGTGCGCTGGCGGGCATGTGTTCGAGTCTGGTGGGGATCGGCCTCGCGCGTTTCGCATACACGCCGCTGCTGCCCGCGATCATTGCCGCCCACTGGTTTGCAGCGTCGACCGCTGCTTACCTCGCTGCAGCAAATCTGGGCGGATATCTGGCCGGGGCGTTGGCGGGCGGATGGCTCTCGAGGCGTGCCGACTCTACCCTTGTGCTGCGCACGATGATGCTTCTGGCGAGCGCCTCGTTTTTTGCCTGCTCCGTGCCGGTCTCTTTTTCATGGTTCTTTGCATGGCGCTTCGCATCGGGCCTGTCAGGCGGTGCGCTGATGGTGTTGGCCGCACCGACGATCCTTTCTCATGTGTCCTCGTCGCGCCGCGGATTCGTCGGCGGAGCGATATTCAGCGGTATCGGTCTCGGTATCGCGGCATCGGGCACCATCGTGCCGGCGCTGCTGCGCGAAAGCCTCGCCGAAACGTGGATCGGCCTCGGCGTCTGCGGGCTGTTGCTCACCGTCGTGGCATGGCATGGCTGGCCGAAGCCGCACTCGAGCACAAACGCATCCACCATCTCCCAGCAGTCGGCACAGCAACCGAAACACGCTGCTTCCCGCCGGCGGCCGCATGGACGCACTGTCACCCCTCTGGCGTTGCGCGCGTTGTACGCCGAGTACGCGTTGAATGCGGCGGGGCTGGTTCCGCACATGATCTTCCTGGTGGATTTCGTCGCGCGAGGGCTCGGCAAGGGGCTCGATGCGGGCGCGCAGTATTGGGTGATGTTCGGCCTGGGCGCGATTCTCGGGCCGCTGATTACCGGACATATCGCCGACCGCGTGGGGTTCGGTCCCGCGCTGCGCGGCGTACTGGTGCTGCAGATCGTCACGGTTGCGTTGCCCGCGTTCGATCCGGGCACCGTCGCGCTCATCGTCTCGAGCGTGCTCGTCGGCGCGGCCGTGCCGGGCATCGTGCCGCTCGTTCTGGGCCGCCTGCACGAACTGCTGGCCCACCATCCGGCCGCGCAGAAGCGCGCATGGAGTACCGCGACGACCTGCTTCGCAACGATTCAGGCGGCCGCGGCCTATGGCCTGTCCTATCTGTTCGGACACGACGGCGGCAACTACCGCATTCTGTTTGTGATTGGCACCGCGGCGCTTATTCTGGCGCTCGCGGTGGATCTGTGCTCACTGCTGTTCATCCGGCCGCGAACGCCGGCCCAATAGGGCAGCCACAGTCGATTTTCGTCACAACCCGGAGCGGCTGTATGGCTTCGTACCCTATCGCGAATACACAGAAGTAAAGGGCCATCCGATCAAGATGCAATTGACTCTCGCGACACGAATAGCGTGAGGGTGCTGTGTGTTATCGCCAATGAATTGCAGCGGTACGTCACGACACATCACCCATGTTTGCGGATCGCACCGGCGAACACGCGAGGAATTTCATGCCCAACAGTCTGGAAAGAATCAAGCACGTCGTTGTTGTCATGTTCGAGAATCGTTCTCTCGATACGATGCTCGGATGGCTCTACCCGGATGGCGATTTGCCGCAACGGGTGCTGCCCCCCGGCAGTTCGCCGGCTTTCGACGGCCTGCGCGCCGATTTCTCCAATCCGTCGCGTTCAGGAAATCGAATCTTTGTCACGGGCTCCGTGTCGAATACGCGCGTGCCGGACCCCGATCCGCAGGAGACTTTCTGCAACGTCGATGCGCAGATATTCGGACCACAAGACGGCATTGCGCCGCCCCTGCCGCCGATGCAAGGTTTCGTCCTCAACTACGAGACGACGTCGACGCGAGATGCGGGCCAGGTCATGCAAGGCCATAGCCCGATACAGGTGCCCGTGCTGTCGTCGCTGGCTCGCGCGTATGCGGTAAGCGACGCCTGGTTCGCCTCGGTACCGAGCCAGACCTGGCCCAATCGCGCGTTTGCGCACGCAGGCACATCGAACGGTCACGTCAACAACGACACCTTTGCGCGCAACCCCGGAACCCGAGGCTTGCCCGATCCGCTGGAATGGAATGTGAGGACCATCTTCAATGTGCTCGAAGACGCCGGTATTCCTTGGGCCATTTATCACGACACGACCGTCGTGCCGTCGCTCACGCGCACCATGTTCCCGCAGCTGTGGCACGACTCGCTGTCGCCGCGCTTCAAGCGCTTTTCCGCATTCGTCGATGCATGCGCGACGGGTTCGTTGCCGGCATACTCGTTTGTCGAGCCGAGCTTCCTGATCGATCCGACCGATCAGCATCCGCCGCACAACGTGAGTGCCGGCGACCACTTTCTCTATCGCATATGGAAAGCAGTCAGCACCTCGCCCGCATGGCGCGAGACGTTGCTGCTCATCACGTTCGACGAGCACGGGGGCACCTTCGATCACGTGTTGCCGCCCGCCAATGCGACACCGCCCGACGCCGCGAGCCAGAGCGGCGACGACGGGTTTGGCTTCGACCGCTTCGGCATACGCGTTCCGGCCGTGCTCGTCTCTCCGTATATCGAACGAGGCACGGTATTCCGCTCTCCGATCGCCACGCCTTACGATCACACATCGGTCCTCGCGACACTGCGCGACTGGCTCGCGATTCCATCGGCACAGATGCTGACGAGCGCGCGAATCGCGCAGGCACCGACGCTCGCACAGGTCCTGACACTCGAGACGCCGCGCGACGACCTGCCCGGGATTTCGGTGCCATTCGACGTGTTCGAGCATCCGTCGCCAGGCGAACCGATCAACGATCTGCAGATGAGCCTCGTGACCGGCACTGCGCGACGCCTGGGGCTCGACCCGAACGTCGTCGGCTCCCTGATGAATACACGCGCCGATGCGGCAGGTTTCTTCAACGGTATGGCAAGGCAACGCAAGCCCACCGGCGAATGACGCGCGCACGCGCACGCGCGCGCGAAGTTAGCGTCATACGCGCTCGTTTCAGGTTGCGCAACCAGGAGGCGCAACCTCAAGTCGACCGTCACGCGTAAGGCTTGTCGCGTTCAAACCAGCCTTCACGCGTTGCAAGCCGCAGGTTGAACGATGGGAAATCCAGTTCTTCCAAAGTGTCCAGAAATTGCGACTTCCCCAGAGTGTTTTATTCACGAAGGATACGTTCATCAGGCTCTTACCGCTTGTCACTACGTGAGGAATCGCATGCAGTGGGTACACGATTGCGTGGCCAAGGCACTGCGTTGGTGGTT belongs to Paraburkholderia sp. SOS3 and includes:
- a CDS encoding alkaline phosphatase family protein — encoded protein: MPNSLERIKHVVVVMFENRSLDTMLGWLYPDGDLPQRVLPPGSSPAFDGLRADFSNPSRSGNRIFVTGSVSNTRVPDPDPQETFCNVDAQIFGPQDGIAPPLPPMQGFVLNYETTSTRDAGQVMQGHSPIQVPVLSSLARAYAVSDAWFASVPSQTWPNRAFAHAGTSNGHVNNDTFARNPGTRGLPDPLEWNVRTIFNVLEDAGIPWAIYHDTTVVPSLTRTMFPQLWHDSLSPRFKRFSAFVDACATGSLPAYSFVEPSFLIDPTDQHPPHNVSAGDHFLYRIWKAVSTSPAWRETLLLITFDEHGGTFDHVLPPANATPPDAASQSGDDGFGFDRFGIRVPAVLVSPYIERGTVFRSPIATPYDHTSVLATLRDWLAIPSAQMLTSARIAQAPTLAQVLTLETPRDDLPGISVPFDVFEHPSPGEPINDLQMSLVTGTARRLGLDPNVVGSLMNTRADAAGFFNGMARQRKPTGE
- a CDS encoding YbfB/YjiJ family MFS transporter, which encodes MRRAATSATMTPVFNVWWGALAGMCSSLVGIGLARFAYTPLLPAIIAAHWFAASTAAYLAAANLGGYLAGALAGGWLSRRADSTLVLRTMMLLASASFFACSVPVSFSWFFAWRFASGLSGGALMVLAAPTILSHVSSSRRGFVGGAIFSGIGLGIAASGTIVPALLRESLAETWIGLGVCGLLLTVVAWHGWPKPHSSTNASTISQQSAQQPKHAASRRRPHGRTVTPLALRALYAEYALNAAGLVPHMIFLVDFVARGLGKGLDAGAQYWVMFGLGAILGPLITGHIADRVGFGPALRGVLVLQIVTVALPAFDPGTVALIVSSVLVGAAVPGIVPLVLGRLHELLAHHPAAQKRAWSTATTCFATIQAAAAYGLSYLFGHDGGNYRILFVIGTAALILALAVDLCSLLFIRPRTPAQ
- a CDS encoding LysR family transcriptional regulator; its protein translation is MDELQMLRAFIAATQHRSFSRAAESLGVTTGAISKAVSKLEDRIQTRLLHRTTRSITLTDAALAYYQSCSRLIEELDEAHRRIMRQREVDSGRLRLAVHHGLISPVFSRFISDYHSIAPNVNLQVSVKSGAVNLYDGQFDMAMVPAALVDQQGVIRRTLYRSASVLVASPGYLDKWGTPKRLADLSAHYLLIHPDLRQNGSNSAELYEDERAASVVPMSSIDADEVSLRAAALAGLGIATLPEAMLHEDLSVGTLVPVLPHCCARNPAGEICLFYSDRELLPVRSRTFVDFCVEFFREGGLYARTGEADAAALGKDDAALCRPTPSDTAKLAG